In Amblyraja radiata isolate CabotCenter1 chromosome 10, sAmbRad1.1.pri, whole genome shotgun sequence, one DNA window encodes the following:
- the fubp1 gene encoding far upstream element-binding protein 1 isoform X4 — protein sequence MERIAAKIGGDTGTTTISTPDYGYGGQKRPLEDGDQPDTKKVAQNDPFGAQLAAMHQQRSISTEEYKVPDSMVGFIIGRGGEQISRIQQESGCKVQIAPDSGGLPERSCMLTGNADSIAAAKRLLDQIVERGRIGPGTHHGDGAGTSVQEIMIPASKAGLVIGKGGETIKQLQERAGVKMVMIQDGPQPTGADKPLRITGDPYKVQQAKDMVMDLIRDRDQGGFREQRNEYGSRVGGGTNETLDVPVPRFAVGIVIGRSGEMIKKIQNDAGVRIQFKPDDGTTPERIAQILGPPDRCQHAAEILRDLLRSVEAGMPPGASGPGPGRGRGRGQGSWTMPPPGGLQEFTFTVPSSKTGIIIGKGGETVKAISQQSGARIELQRNPPPNADPNFKMFIIRGSTQQIDYARQLIEEKIGAPTGPPGPPGPHGPHGPHGPPAPHGPPGPPGPGPPMGPYNPGPYNPGPPGPPQHGPPAPYAPQGWGNAYQPWQQQGQPDPNKAGDANTAAWAAYYAQYYQQQAQQPPAAPSTGQGNTPNSAPAGDPNQPSAPPNPQTDYTKAWEEYYKKLGQQGQQPQGPQQDYTKAWEEYYKKQSQAAQASSAAPQPGGQPDYSAAWAEYYRQQAAYYSQTNSQPMPQHPPAQQPPQGQ from the exons ATGGAGCGG ATTGCAGCAAAAATTGGTGGAGATACAGGAACAACAACAATAAGTACACCTGACTATGGATATGGTGGACAGAAAAGGCCCTTGGAAGACGGAG atCAACCAGATACCAAGAAAGTTGCCCAGAATGACC CATTTGGAGCGCAACTAGCTGCAATGCATCAACAGCG GTCAATTTCAACAGAGGAATACAAAGTTCCTGACAGCATGGTTGGATTTA TAATTGGTAGAGGAGGAGAACAGATCTCACGTATACAGCAAGAGTCTGGGTGCAAAGTACAGATTGCGCCTG ACAGTGGTGGTTTACCAGAAAGGTCTTGCATGTTGACGGGCAATGCTGATTCTATTGC AGCTGCAAAGAGACTACTTGATCAGATAGTTGAAAGGGGCCGAATTGGTCCAGGTACACACCATGGTGATGGAGCAGGTACTTCTGTGCAGGAGATCATGATTCCTGCAAGCAAGGCTGGGCTTGTTATTGGAAAAGGCGGAGAAACGATCAAGCAGTTACAG GAGCGTGCTGGAGTGAAGATGGTGATGATTCAAGATGGACCTCAGCCGACAGGAGCAGACAAGCCTCTTCGAATAACCGGAGATCCATACAAAGTCCAG CAAGCCAAGGACATGGTGATGGATTTAATTCGTGACAGAGACCAAGGTGGTTTTAGAGAACAGCGTAATGAGTATGGATCTCGTGTGGGAGGAGGAACGAACGAAACCTTGGAT GTACCCGTACCGCGATTTGCTGTTGGTATTGTAATAGGGAGAAGTGGGGAAATGATCAAGAAGATCCAAAACGATGCCGGGGTGAGGATTCAGTTCAAACCAG ACGATGGGACGACTCCAGAAAGAATAGCTCAGATCCTGGGCCCGCCAGACCGATGTCAACATGCTGCAGAAATACTAAGAGACCTCCTTCGAAGTGTGGAG GCTGGCATGCCGCCCGGTGCTAGTGGTCCCGGTCCCGGCAGAGGAAGAGGTAGAGGCCAAGGGAGCTGGACTATGCCCCCACCTGGTGGACTGCAGGAGTTCACTTTCACGGTACCAAGCAGTAAGACTGGCATTATCATCGGCAAAG GAGGCGAGACTGTAAAAGCAATCAGTCAACAATCAGGAGCACGGATAGAGCTTCAGAGAAATCCTCCTCCAAATGCTGATCCCAACTTTAAAATGTTTATTATTCGTGGATCAACGCAGCAGATTGACTATGCCAGGCAACTTATTGAAGAGAAGATTGGG GCTCCTACTGGTCCTCCTGGGCCACCTGGACCTCATGGTCCCCACGGACCCCATGGCCCACCGGCCCCTCATGGGCCCCCAGGTCCCCCAGGTCCTGGACCTCCAATGGGACCCTATAATCCTGGGCCCTATAATCCCGGCCCTCCTGGCCCACCACAACA TGGACCACCAGCACCTTATGCTCCACAAGGATGGGGAAATGCCTATCAGCCCTGGCAGCAGCAGGGTCAACCTGATCCAA ATAAAGCTGGAGATGCAAATACCGCTGCATGGGCAGCGTATTACGCTCAGTATTATCAGCAACAAGCGCAGCAGCCACCTGCAGCTCCAAGCACTGGTCAGGGCAATACCCCAAATTCTGCACCGG CAGGTGATCCAAACCAACCAAGTGCGCCTCCAAATCCTCAGACTGATTACACCAAGGCCTGGGAAGAATATTACAAGAAATTAG gtcAACAGGGACAACAACCACAAGGCCCCCAGCAAGATTACACCAAAGCTTGGGAGGAATACTACAAGAAGCAAA gccaggcagctcaagCCTCTAGTGCAGCACCCCAGCCAGGTGGACAACCAGACTACAGTGCTGCATGGGCTGAGTATTACAGACAGCAAGCTGCGTACTACAGTCAGACAAATTCCCAGCCGATGCCCCAGCACCCACCAGCACAGCAACCCCCTCAG GGCCAGTAA
- the fubp1 gene encoding far upstream element-binding protein 1 isoform X2 — MAEYSAVAPPNVLASAGGGPPGGGGGGGGGGGGGGPGPNNSGGGGGGGGGGGGGGGPGGFKNDAFADALQRARQIAAKIGGDTGTTTISTPDYGYGGQKRPLEDGAFGAQLAAMHQQRSISTEEYKVPDSMVGFIIGRGGEQISRIQQESGCKVQIAPDSGGLPERSCMLTGNADSIAAAKRLLDQIVERGRIGPGTHHGDGAGTSVQEIMIPASKAGLVIGKGGETIKQLQERAGVKMVMIQDGPQPTGADKPLRITGDPYKVQQAKDMVMDLIRDRDQGGFREQRNEYGSRVGGGTNETLDVPVPRFAVGIVIGRSGEMIKKIQNDAGVRIQFKPDDGTTPERIAQILGPPDRCQHAAEILRDLLRSVEAGMPPGASGPGPGRGRGRGQGSWTMPPPGGLQEFTFTVPSSKTGIIIGKGGETVKAISQQSGARIELQRNPPPNADPNFKMFIIRGSTQQIDYARQLIEEKIGAPTGPPGPPGPHGPHGPHGPPAPHGPPGPPGPGPPMGPYNPGPYNPGPPGPPQHGPPAPYAPQGWGNAYQPWQQQGQPDPNKAGDANTAAWAAYYAQYYQQQAQQPPAAPSTGQGNTPNSAPAGDPNQPSAPPNPQTDYTKAWEEYYKKLGQQGQQPQGPQQDYTKAWEEYYKKQSQAAQASSAAPQPGGQPDYSAAWAEYYRQQAAYYSQTNSQPMPQHPPAQQPPQGQ; from the exons ATGGCCGAATACTCAGCGGTAGCGCCGCCGAACGTTCTGGCGTCGGCGGGCGGAGGTCCcccaggaggtggtggtggaggaggcggcggcggcggcggaggtgGTCCTGGTCCCAATAACTCCGGCGGGGGAGGaggcggcggaggaggaggaggcggcggcGGAGGGCCCGGCGGCTTCAAAAACGACGCGTTCGCCGACGCCCTTCAGAGGGCGAGACAG ATTGCAGCAAAAATTGGTGGAGATACAGGAACAACAACAATAAGTACACCTGACTATGGATATGGTGGACAGAAAAGGCCCTTGGAAGACGGAG CATTTGGAGCGCAACTAGCTGCAATGCATCAACAGCG GTCAATTTCAACAGAGGAATACAAAGTTCCTGACAGCATGGTTGGATTTA TAATTGGTAGAGGAGGAGAACAGATCTCACGTATACAGCAAGAGTCTGGGTGCAAAGTACAGATTGCGCCTG ACAGTGGTGGTTTACCAGAAAGGTCTTGCATGTTGACGGGCAATGCTGATTCTATTGC AGCTGCAAAGAGACTACTTGATCAGATAGTTGAAAGGGGCCGAATTGGTCCAGGTACACACCATGGTGATGGAGCAGGTACTTCTGTGCAGGAGATCATGATTCCTGCAAGCAAGGCTGGGCTTGTTATTGGAAAAGGCGGAGAAACGATCAAGCAGTTACAG GAGCGTGCTGGAGTGAAGATGGTGATGATTCAAGATGGACCTCAGCCGACAGGAGCAGACAAGCCTCTTCGAATAACCGGAGATCCATACAAAGTCCAG CAAGCCAAGGACATGGTGATGGATTTAATTCGTGACAGAGACCAAGGTGGTTTTAGAGAACAGCGTAATGAGTATGGATCTCGTGTGGGAGGAGGAACGAACGAAACCTTGGAT GTACCCGTACCGCGATTTGCTGTTGGTATTGTAATAGGGAGAAGTGGGGAAATGATCAAGAAGATCCAAAACGATGCCGGGGTGAGGATTCAGTTCAAACCAG ACGATGGGACGACTCCAGAAAGAATAGCTCAGATCCTGGGCCCGCCAGACCGATGTCAACATGCTGCAGAAATACTAAGAGACCTCCTTCGAAGTGTGGAG GCTGGCATGCCGCCCGGTGCTAGTGGTCCCGGTCCCGGCAGAGGAAGAGGTAGAGGCCAAGGGAGCTGGACTATGCCCCCACCTGGTGGACTGCAGGAGTTCACTTTCACGGTACCAAGCAGTAAGACTGGCATTATCATCGGCAAAG GAGGCGAGACTGTAAAAGCAATCAGTCAACAATCAGGAGCACGGATAGAGCTTCAGAGAAATCCTCCTCCAAATGCTGATCCCAACTTTAAAATGTTTATTATTCGTGGATCAACGCAGCAGATTGACTATGCCAGGCAACTTATTGAAGAGAAGATTGGG GCTCCTACTGGTCCTCCTGGGCCACCTGGACCTCATGGTCCCCACGGACCCCATGGCCCACCGGCCCCTCATGGGCCCCCAGGTCCCCCAGGTCCTGGACCTCCAATGGGACCCTATAATCCTGGGCCCTATAATCCCGGCCCTCCTGGCCCACCACAACA TGGACCACCAGCACCTTATGCTCCACAAGGATGGGGAAATGCCTATCAGCCCTGGCAGCAGCAGGGTCAACCTGATCCAA ATAAAGCTGGAGATGCAAATACCGCTGCATGGGCAGCGTATTACGCTCAGTATTATCAGCAACAAGCGCAGCAGCCACCTGCAGCTCCAAGCACTGGTCAGGGCAATACCCCAAATTCTGCACCGG CAGGTGATCCAAACCAACCAAGTGCGCCTCCAAATCCTCAGACTGATTACACCAAGGCCTGGGAAGAATATTACAAGAAATTAG gtcAACAGGGACAACAACCACAAGGCCCCCAGCAAGATTACACCAAAGCTTGGGAGGAATACTACAAGAAGCAAA gccaggcagctcaagCCTCTAGTGCAGCACCCCAGCCAGGTGGACAACCAGACTACAGTGCTGCATGGGCTGAGTATTACAGACAGCAAGCTGCGTACTACAGTCAGACAAATTCCCAGCCGATGCCCCAGCACCCACCAGCACAGCAACCCCCTCAG GGCCAGTAA
- the fubp1 gene encoding far upstream element-binding protein 1 isoform X1, with product MAEYSAVAPPNVLASAGGGPPGGGGGGGGGGGGGGPGPNNSGGGGGGGGGGGGGGGPGGFKNDAFADALQRARQIAAKIGGDTGTTTISTPDYGYGGQKRPLEDGDQPDTKKVAQNDPFGAQLAAMHQQRSISTEEYKVPDSMVGFIIGRGGEQISRIQQESGCKVQIAPDSGGLPERSCMLTGNADSIAAAKRLLDQIVERGRIGPGTHHGDGAGTSVQEIMIPASKAGLVIGKGGETIKQLQERAGVKMVMIQDGPQPTGADKPLRITGDPYKVQQAKDMVMDLIRDRDQGGFREQRNEYGSRVGGGTNETLDVPVPRFAVGIVIGRSGEMIKKIQNDAGVRIQFKPDDGTTPERIAQILGPPDRCQHAAEILRDLLRSVEAGMPPGASGPGPGRGRGRGQGSWTMPPPGGLQEFTFTVPSSKTGIIIGKGGETVKAISQQSGARIELQRNPPPNADPNFKMFIIRGSTQQIDYARQLIEEKIGAPTGPPGPPGPHGPHGPHGPPAPHGPPGPPGPGPPMGPYNPGPYNPGPPGPPQHGPPAPYAPQGWGNAYQPWQQQGQPDPNKAGDANTAAWAAYYAQYYQQQAQQPPAAPSTGQGNTPNSAPAGDPNQPSAPPNPQTDYTKAWEEYYKKLGQQGQQPQGPQQDYTKAWEEYYKKQSQAAQASSAAPQPGGQPDYSAAWAEYYRQQAAYYSQTNSQPMPQHPPAQQPPQGQ from the exons ATGGCCGAATACTCAGCGGTAGCGCCGCCGAACGTTCTGGCGTCGGCGGGCGGAGGTCCcccaggaggtggtggtggaggaggcggcggcggcggcggaggtgGTCCTGGTCCCAATAACTCCGGCGGGGGAGGaggcggcggaggaggaggaggcggcggcGGAGGGCCCGGCGGCTTCAAAAACGACGCGTTCGCCGACGCCCTTCAGAGGGCGAGACAG ATTGCAGCAAAAATTGGTGGAGATACAGGAACAACAACAATAAGTACACCTGACTATGGATATGGTGGACAGAAAAGGCCCTTGGAAGACGGAG atCAACCAGATACCAAGAAAGTTGCCCAGAATGACC CATTTGGAGCGCAACTAGCTGCAATGCATCAACAGCG GTCAATTTCAACAGAGGAATACAAAGTTCCTGACAGCATGGTTGGATTTA TAATTGGTAGAGGAGGAGAACAGATCTCACGTATACAGCAAGAGTCTGGGTGCAAAGTACAGATTGCGCCTG ACAGTGGTGGTTTACCAGAAAGGTCTTGCATGTTGACGGGCAATGCTGATTCTATTGC AGCTGCAAAGAGACTACTTGATCAGATAGTTGAAAGGGGCCGAATTGGTCCAGGTACACACCATGGTGATGGAGCAGGTACTTCTGTGCAGGAGATCATGATTCCTGCAAGCAAGGCTGGGCTTGTTATTGGAAAAGGCGGAGAAACGATCAAGCAGTTACAG GAGCGTGCTGGAGTGAAGATGGTGATGATTCAAGATGGACCTCAGCCGACAGGAGCAGACAAGCCTCTTCGAATAACCGGAGATCCATACAAAGTCCAG CAAGCCAAGGACATGGTGATGGATTTAATTCGTGACAGAGACCAAGGTGGTTTTAGAGAACAGCGTAATGAGTATGGATCTCGTGTGGGAGGAGGAACGAACGAAACCTTGGAT GTACCCGTACCGCGATTTGCTGTTGGTATTGTAATAGGGAGAAGTGGGGAAATGATCAAGAAGATCCAAAACGATGCCGGGGTGAGGATTCAGTTCAAACCAG ACGATGGGACGACTCCAGAAAGAATAGCTCAGATCCTGGGCCCGCCAGACCGATGTCAACATGCTGCAGAAATACTAAGAGACCTCCTTCGAAGTGTGGAG GCTGGCATGCCGCCCGGTGCTAGTGGTCCCGGTCCCGGCAGAGGAAGAGGTAGAGGCCAAGGGAGCTGGACTATGCCCCCACCTGGTGGACTGCAGGAGTTCACTTTCACGGTACCAAGCAGTAAGACTGGCATTATCATCGGCAAAG GAGGCGAGACTGTAAAAGCAATCAGTCAACAATCAGGAGCACGGATAGAGCTTCAGAGAAATCCTCCTCCAAATGCTGATCCCAACTTTAAAATGTTTATTATTCGTGGATCAACGCAGCAGATTGACTATGCCAGGCAACTTATTGAAGAGAAGATTGGG GCTCCTACTGGTCCTCCTGGGCCACCTGGACCTCATGGTCCCCACGGACCCCATGGCCCACCGGCCCCTCATGGGCCCCCAGGTCCCCCAGGTCCTGGACCTCCAATGGGACCCTATAATCCTGGGCCCTATAATCCCGGCCCTCCTGGCCCACCACAACA TGGACCACCAGCACCTTATGCTCCACAAGGATGGGGAAATGCCTATCAGCCCTGGCAGCAGCAGGGTCAACCTGATCCAA ATAAAGCTGGAGATGCAAATACCGCTGCATGGGCAGCGTATTACGCTCAGTATTATCAGCAACAAGCGCAGCAGCCACCTGCAGCTCCAAGCACTGGTCAGGGCAATACCCCAAATTCTGCACCGG CAGGTGATCCAAACCAACCAAGTGCGCCTCCAAATCCTCAGACTGATTACACCAAGGCCTGGGAAGAATATTACAAGAAATTAG gtcAACAGGGACAACAACCACAAGGCCCCCAGCAAGATTACACCAAAGCTTGGGAGGAATACTACAAGAAGCAAA gccaggcagctcaagCCTCTAGTGCAGCACCCCAGCCAGGTGGACAACCAGACTACAGTGCTGCATGGGCTGAGTATTACAGACAGCAAGCTGCGTACTACAGTCAGACAAATTCCCAGCCGATGCCCCAGCACCCACCAGCACAGCAACCCCCTCAG GGCCAGTAA
- the fubp1 gene encoding far upstream element-binding protein 1 isoform X3, with protein MAEYSAVAPPNVLASAGGGPPGGGGGGGGGGGGGGPGPNNSGGGGGGGGGGGGGGGPGGFKNDAFADALQRARQIAAKIGGDTGTTTISTPDYGYGGQKRPLEDGDQPDTKKVAQNDPFGAQLAAMHQQRSISTEEYKVPDSMVGFIIGRGGEQISRIQQESGCKVQIAPDSGGLPERSCMLTGNADSIAAAKRLLDQIVERGRIGPGTHHGDGAGTSVQEIMIPASKAGLVIGKGGETIKQLQERAGVKMVMIQDGPQPTGADKPLRITGDPYKVQQAKDMVMDLIRDRDQGGFREQRNEYGSRVGGGTNETLDVPVPRFAVGIVIGRSGEMIKKIQNDAGVRIQFKPDDGTTPERIAQILGPPDRCQHAAEILRDLLRSVEAGMPPGASGPGPGRGRGRGQGSWTMPPPGGLQEFTFTVPSSKTGIIIGKGGETVKAISQQSGARIELQRNPPPNADPNFKMFIIRGSTQQIDYARQLIEEKIGAPTGPPGPPGPHGPHGPHGPPAPHGPPGPPGPGPPMGPYNPGPYNPGPPGPPQHGPPAPYAPQGWGNAYQPWQQQGQPDPTGDPNQPSAPPNPQTDYTKAWEEYYKKLGQQGQQPQGPQQDYTKAWEEYYKKQSQAAQASSAAPQPGGQPDYSAAWAEYYRQQAAYYSQTNSQPMPQHPPAQQPPQGQ; from the exons ATGGCCGAATACTCAGCGGTAGCGCCGCCGAACGTTCTGGCGTCGGCGGGCGGAGGTCCcccaggaggtggtggtggaggaggcggcggcggcggcggaggtgGTCCTGGTCCCAATAACTCCGGCGGGGGAGGaggcggcggaggaggaggaggcggcggcGGAGGGCCCGGCGGCTTCAAAAACGACGCGTTCGCCGACGCCCTTCAGAGGGCGAGACAG ATTGCAGCAAAAATTGGTGGAGATACAGGAACAACAACAATAAGTACACCTGACTATGGATATGGTGGACAGAAAAGGCCCTTGGAAGACGGAG atCAACCAGATACCAAGAAAGTTGCCCAGAATGACC CATTTGGAGCGCAACTAGCTGCAATGCATCAACAGCG GTCAATTTCAACAGAGGAATACAAAGTTCCTGACAGCATGGTTGGATTTA TAATTGGTAGAGGAGGAGAACAGATCTCACGTATACAGCAAGAGTCTGGGTGCAAAGTACAGATTGCGCCTG ACAGTGGTGGTTTACCAGAAAGGTCTTGCATGTTGACGGGCAATGCTGATTCTATTGC AGCTGCAAAGAGACTACTTGATCAGATAGTTGAAAGGGGCCGAATTGGTCCAGGTACACACCATGGTGATGGAGCAGGTACTTCTGTGCAGGAGATCATGATTCCTGCAAGCAAGGCTGGGCTTGTTATTGGAAAAGGCGGAGAAACGATCAAGCAGTTACAG GAGCGTGCTGGAGTGAAGATGGTGATGATTCAAGATGGACCTCAGCCGACAGGAGCAGACAAGCCTCTTCGAATAACCGGAGATCCATACAAAGTCCAG CAAGCCAAGGACATGGTGATGGATTTAATTCGTGACAGAGACCAAGGTGGTTTTAGAGAACAGCGTAATGAGTATGGATCTCGTGTGGGAGGAGGAACGAACGAAACCTTGGAT GTACCCGTACCGCGATTTGCTGTTGGTATTGTAATAGGGAGAAGTGGGGAAATGATCAAGAAGATCCAAAACGATGCCGGGGTGAGGATTCAGTTCAAACCAG ACGATGGGACGACTCCAGAAAGAATAGCTCAGATCCTGGGCCCGCCAGACCGATGTCAACATGCTGCAGAAATACTAAGAGACCTCCTTCGAAGTGTGGAG GCTGGCATGCCGCCCGGTGCTAGTGGTCCCGGTCCCGGCAGAGGAAGAGGTAGAGGCCAAGGGAGCTGGACTATGCCCCCACCTGGTGGACTGCAGGAGTTCACTTTCACGGTACCAAGCAGTAAGACTGGCATTATCATCGGCAAAG GAGGCGAGACTGTAAAAGCAATCAGTCAACAATCAGGAGCACGGATAGAGCTTCAGAGAAATCCTCCTCCAAATGCTGATCCCAACTTTAAAATGTTTATTATTCGTGGATCAACGCAGCAGATTGACTATGCCAGGCAACTTATTGAAGAGAAGATTGGG GCTCCTACTGGTCCTCCTGGGCCACCTGGACCTCATGGTCCCCACGGACCCCATGGCCCACCGGCCCCTCATGGGCCCCCAGGTCCCCCAGGTCCTGGACCTCCAATGGGACCCTATAATCCTGGGCCCTATAATCCCGGCCCTCCTGGCCCACCACAACA TGGACCACCAGCACCTTATGCTCCACAAGGATGGGGAAATGCCTATCAGCCCTGGCAGCAGCAGGGTCAACCTGATCCAA CAGGTGATCCAAACCAACCAAGTGCGCCTCCAAATCCTCAGACTGATTACACCAAGGCCTGGGAAGAATATTACAAGAAATTAG gtcAACAGGGACAACAACCACAAGGCCCCCAGCAAGATTACACCAAAGCTTGGGAGGAATACTACAAGAAGCAAA gccaggcagctcaagCCTCTAGTGCAGCACCCCAGCCAGGTGGACAACCAGACTACAGTGCTGCATGGGCTGAGTATTACAGACAGCAAGCTGCGTACTACAGTCAGACAAATTCCCAGCCGATGCCCCAGCACCCACCAGCACAGCAACCCCCTCAG GGCCAGTAA